Proteins from one Sporocytophaga myxococcoides genomic window:
- a CDS encoding DUF7619 domain-containing protein — translation MKKFLLSFLLYFTFHLAFCQGEIIVVNSFAADGPGTLYEAINKANASTSSSGRIDFIKHLRVGDYIPSSLTIYLDSPLPILTKENWKISNYFYVMYPDGTFGERNSNITINGNNLPGPALVIKGKNSTCDIPLDNFENFKATRYTVTNTNDSGPGSLREALEFSYTTKAKDSIFFNIPGQGPHVINILTPLQDISKNILIDGSTQPGFIDGKETIVLQGNRQFIGLSLYHCSNVEIYGLTLRNFSNGIGSSPKAYYDSNGLAYIYIGKEGKGNLLISNTGETNASGNGILINVPTSSNIYICNNFIGTNANGDPGLGNSRSGIKIKADQSVISDNVISGNGNHGISSADVYSVDAGKGYRFSGKITGNKIGTDPSGSIALPNTGHGIQLFTALGLFIGGELESDRNIISGNSENGINVGVQYWYTANFKDDILQTYIYNNFIGTDISGKNPIPNGGNGITTNIYGIYHIGKKGAENIIAFNKSEAISNGNSAVVRNNIIFNNEGSISSTALAPPVINYRSPDKISGTSTEGTVVQLFYDNGFNNNAQGKDFIAEVSTNSGNWTYSGQLTNPCAVTAIAIDTTKKNSSPFSHGSKYPIGPDITFCEGDSTILDALDGFSNYTWSTGQTTKTISIKQAGVYIVKVDNGCIYTDTIEAFQRSRPVVNLGRDTTIISPAQITLDAGNPGATYLWKPASFLSGPQKTINQTGEYSVTVSYDRCSNSDTINIISLYQPYVNLGADQFLCDKDSIVLDAKNPFNQYIWSTGDTTQTIKVNKSGTYWVKVISKYFRSATDTINISFSTPQINLGNDTILCPGQSLTLKNSIPGSSAKWHNSSTKNEINISLTGKYYVTVQLGSCLTSDTIMVTRKDRPSVNIGADNYLCEGDTIGLDAGANATYYQWSTGDTGRYLNVKKGGTYTVRVSHNAKCFASDTIVLRDAQCNTVSGTLYQNCTWNAEDQGMPGKLIEFKESSLYYTYYAYTDANGFYSTKLPLGDYQVYPAPNRNIAVFCPETPYHVNLNNSPLIDKIDFGIVPNAIIDLSVSLGVPSTIGLATDVQLSLQYENKGTTTSSGQVFFIKDAFMDLTSTSPGYDELAGDTLIWNFTSMAPGAVNTIKLNVNLPVNNSLIGKYILNKAGIRPTTGDINPENNYSEGKSLATYAFDPNDKISNKGVERNITVNDSILSYTINFQNVGNDTAYTIVIKDTISEYLNLLSFESGASSHPYKLDITGKGIITWTFPDIMLPDSTRNLEGSSGFITYTIRLKKDLPLGTVISNTAAIYFDLAPPVITNTTKHTIVNDLFNQNISFPEISDKEFLDHRVNLNTNISSDLPIQYAWSGPVSVIDGVAYIEGTGEARIRAYQNGNNAYLPAEYIERTFTIRKSDQIIIFDSIPDKSLDEQAFYLSAKGGASGNPVVFIIVSGPAQLDDGRVILSGAGTVIVKAIQSGDSNFNDATESYRSFNINSIITGTDDVFPKHNLNIFPNPSSDYIQILLNNNENGEIKLISLTGSVILTDQIISGKAVLDIGEVVPGSYVMLIDTGAGKMMQKVIITR, via the coding sequence ATGAAGAAATTTTTACTGTCATTTTTATTGTATTTTACTTTTCACCTTGCATTTTGCCAGGGAGAGATCATTGTGGTTAACAGTTTTGCTGCTGATGGCCCGGGAACCCTGTACGAAGCAATTAATAAGGCAAATGCCTCGACTTCATCAAGTGGTCGAATTGACTTTATAAAACATCTCCGTGTTGGAGATTATATACCAAGCTCACTTACTATTTACCTTGATAGTCCATTACCCATTTTAACCAAAGAAAACTGGAAAATCAGTAATTATTTTTATGTAATGTATCCAGATGGTACTTTCGGAGAGAGGAATTCTAATATTACAATCAATGGTAATAATTTACCAGGGCCGGCTTTGGTTATTAAAGGCAAAAACAGTACCTGCGATATTCCTTTGGATAATTTTGAAAACTTTAAAGCTACTCGTTATACTGTTACCAATACCAATGACTCAGGGCCAGGAAGCCTTAGAGAAGCTTTGGAATTTTCTTATACAACCAAGGCTAAAGACTCCATCTTTTTTAACATTCCCGGTCAGGGCCCTCATGTCATTAATATTCTAACTCCTCTACAAGATATATCTAAAAACATTCTTATAGACGGCTCAACTCAACCTGGATTTATAGATGGAAAAGAAACAATAGTATTACAAGGTAACAGACAGTTTATAGGCTTATCCTTATATCACTGCTCTAATGTGGAAATTTATGGCCTTACATTAAGAAACTTCTCTAATGGAATTGGTTCCAGCCCTAAAGCATATTACGACTCAAATGGATTAGCATATATATACATTGGAAAAGAAGGAAAAGGTAATTTGCTTATTTCAAATACCGGTGAAACCAACGCATCGGGAAACGGAATATTAATAAATGTTCCCACATCTTCAAATATTTATATTTGTAACAATTTCATTGGAACCAATGCGAATGGAGATCCTGGACTTGGAAATTCCAGAAGTGGAATAAAAATTAAAGCTGACCAATCTGTTATCTCCGATAATGTAATTTCCGGCAATGGGAACCATGGTATAAGCAGTGCAGATGTATACTCAGTTGATGCTGGCAAGGGTTATCGTTTTAGTGGAAAAATAACAGGTAACAAAATAGGGACAGATCCTTCAGGAAGTATTGCGCTTCCAAACACAGGACATGGCATACAACTATTCACCGCACTCGGCCTTTTCATCGGAGGTGAACTTGAATCGGATAGAAATATTATATCAGGAAATTCCGAAAATGGTATTAATGTCGGTGTGCAATATTGGTACACAGCGAACTTTAAAGATGATATTTTACAGACATATATTTATAACAACTTCATTGGAACTGATATATCTGGAAAAAATCCGATCCCTAATGGAGGCAATGGAATAACTACAAATATTTATGGCATTTACCATATAGGAAAAAAAGGAGCCGAAAATATTATAGCTTTTAATAAATCAGAAGCTATTTCGAATGGGAATTCTGCAGTAGTCAGGAACAACATAATTTTCAATAATGAAGGCAGCATCTCATCTACTGCCTTAGCTCCTCCTGTTATCAACTACCGATCTCCGGATAAAATTTCCGGTACTTCAACGGAAGGAACAGTTGTACAGTTGTTTTATGACAATGGTTTTAACAATAATGCTCAGGGAAAAGACTTTATTGCAGAGGTATCCACCAATTCAGGCAACTGGACCTATTCTGGTCAGCTGACCAACCCCTGCGCTGTCACAGCTATTGCTATCGATACAACCAAGAAAAACTCATCCCCATTTTCACATGGTTCCAAATACCCTATAGGCCCTGATATTACTTTCTGCGAAGGAGACTCTACTATATTGGATGCCCTGGACGGTTTCAGCAATTACACATGGTCTACAGGACAGACAACTAAAACGATAAGTATAAAGCAGGCTGGTGTATATATAGTAAAAGTGGATAATGGTTGCATTTATACGGATACCATTGAAGCCTTTCAACGAAGCAGACCTGTTGTAAATCTGGGAAGAGACACAACCATCATTTCCCCGGCTCAGATTACTTTAGACGCAGGCAACCCGGGCGCAACATATTTATGGAAGCCGGCATCTTTTTTATCAGGACCTCAAAAAACTATAAACCAGACAGGTGAATACAGTGTTACTGTTTCTTATGACAGATGCAGCAATTCCGATACGATAAATATTATATCGTTATACCAACCCTATGTTAACCTTGGTGCTGATCAATTTCTATGTGATAAGGATAGTATTGTTCTTGATGCTAAGAATCCTTTTAACCAATATATTTGGTCAACCGGAGATACTACCCAAACAATAAAAGTAAATAAATCGGGTACATACTGGGTTAAGGTGATAAGCAAATACTTCCGATCTGCAACCGATACGATAAATATTTCCTTTAGTACCCCGCAAATTAATCTGGGCAATGACACCATTCTATGCCCCGGGCAATCCTTGACTTTAAAGAATTCAATTCCTGGATCCTCCGCAAAATGGCATAATAGCTCTACCAAAAATGAAATAAATATCTCGCTTACAGGAAAATATTATGTTACCGTTCAATTAGGCTCGTGCTTAACAAGCGACACGATTATGGTGACAAGAAAAGACCGACCTTCTGTAAATATAGGAGCTGATAACTATTTATGTGAAGGTGACACTATAGGTCTTGATGCCGGAGCAAATGCAACGTATTACCAATGGTCAACCGGAGATACCGGCAGATATTTAAATGTAAAGAAAGGTGGTACTTATACTGTAAGAGTTTCTCACAATGCCAAATGTTTCGCAAGCGATACCATTGTTCTTAGAGATGCTCAATGCAATACCGTAAGTGGTACTTTATATCAGAATTGTACCTGGAATGCAGAAGATCAGGGAATGCCCGGCAAACTTATTGAGTTTAAAGAATCTTCCTTGTATTATACCTATTATGCCTATACAGATGCCAATGGTTTTTATAGCACCAAACTTCCATTGGGAGACTATCAGGTTTACCCTGCACCCAACAGGAACATAGCCGTTTTTTGCCCAGAGACACCATACCATGTGAATCTTAACAATTCACCTTTAATAGATAAAATTGATTTTGGAATTGTCCCCAATGCTATAATTGACCTGAGTGTCAGTCTTGGCGTACCTTCCACTATAGGGCTTGCTACAGATGTGCAGTTAAGTCTTCAGTACGAAAACAAAGGAACAACTACGTCTTCCGGACAGGTCTTTTTTATAAAAGATGCCTTTATGGATCTTACTTCCACCTCCCCAGGTTATGATGAATTAGCCGGAGATACTCTTATCTGGAACTTTACCTCTATGGCTCCTGGAGCGGTTAATACCATTAAATTGAATGTAAACCTTCCTGTTAATAACAGTCTGATTGGAAAATATATTCTGAATAAAGCGGGAATCAGACCAACGACAGGCGACATCAATCCTGAAAACAATTATTCAGAAGGAAAAAGCCTGGCCACTTATGCTTTCGATCCTAATGATAAAATATCCAACAAAGGCGTTGAACGTAATATCACTGTCAACGACAGTATACTGTCTTATACAATCAACTTTCAAAATGTAGGCAATGACACTGCTTATACAATAGTAATAAAAGATACGATATCAGAATATCTGAATCTTCTTTCTTTTGAATCAGGTGCTTCCAGCCATCCCTACAAACTAGATATAACGGGAAAAGGCATTATAACCTGGACCTTTCCTGATATTATGTTACCCGACAGTACCAGAAACCTGGAAGGAAGTTCAGGCTTTATTACCTATACAATAAGGCTTAAAAAAGATCTTCCTTTAGGAACCGTCATATCAAACACTGCTGCAATTTATTTTGATCTTGCACCACCGGTGATAACCAATACCACTAAACATACAATCGTTAATGATTTATTCAATCAAAATATCAGCTTTCCGGAAATATCAGATAAAGAATTCCTAGATCATCGTGTAAACCTTAATACAAACATATCATCTGACTTACCTATTCAATACGCATGGTCAGGTCCTGTTTCCGTTATTGACGGGGTTGCCTATATAGAAGGTACAGGTGAAGCAAGGATCAGGGCATATCAAAATGGAAATAACGCATATCTTCCTGCCGAATACATTGAAAGAACCTTTACCATCCGTAAGTCTGACCAGATAATCATTTTTGATTCAATCCCTGATAAATCACTGGATGAACAAGCTTTTTACCTTTCAGCAAAGGGAGGTGCATCTGGAAATCCTGTTGTATTCATAATTGTTTCAGGGCCTGCACAGTTAGACGATGGCAGAGTGATACTCTCTGGTGCAGGAACTGTTATCGTTAAAGCAATACAGTCCGGCGATTCCAACTTTAATGATGCCACTGAATCTTACAGAAGCTTTAATATCAATTCTATTATAACTGGAACTGACGATGTATTTCCTAA
- a CDS encoding HEPN domain-containing protein: MKISIDFLPAHKQEELIAVRDLIVDAFEPEMIILFGSYARNEWVEDRYVEGGITYEYKSDFDILVISRVELGPRRSNRWYKTEEAVKKLPLQTPVSLIHHGIKFVNKEIRKNSYFFTDILKEGILLYDTLNFQLAEPGILNEQQLKKQAKEDFEQWFGSACRFFESFQFNFEKQYYKEAAFLLHQATERLYTALLLVYTGYRPKTHDIQKLGEMAAQINERFKTVFPFADPENKARFELLKKAYIDARYQKTYAISKEDLEYLAKRVEVLRDLVKEVCEERGRV, translated from the coding sequence TTGAAGATTAGTATAGACTTTCTTCCCGCACATAAACAGGAAGAGCTTATTGCAGTAAGAGATCTTATTGTAGACGCGTTTGAACCGGAAATGATTATCCTTTTCGGATCTTATGCGCGCAATGAGTGGGTAGAGGACCGCTATGTGGAAGGCGGTATTACTTATGAATACAAAAGTGATTTTGATATACTTGTTATCTCTCGTGTAGAGCTGGGCCCAAGACGCAGCAACCGCTGGTATAAAACGGAAGAAGCCGTAAAGAAGCTCCCCTTACAAACACCTGTAAGCCTTATCCATCATGGAATAAAGTTCGTCAACAAAGAGATCCGCAAAAACAGTTATTTCTTTACAGACATTCTTAAAGAAGGCATTTTGCTGTATGATACTCTGAACTTCCAGTTAGCAGAGCCGGGTATCTTAAATGAACAGCAACTGAAGAAGCAGGCTAAAGAGGATTTTGAGCAGTGGTTTGGAAGTGCGTGTAGATTTTTTGAATCCTTTCAATTTAATTTCGAAAAGCAATATTATAAAGAAGCTGCATTCCTGCTTCATCAAGCTACAGAAAGACTTTATACAGCTTTACTTTTAGTATATACAGGCTATAGACCGAAAACCCACGATATACAAAAGCTGGGAGAGATGGCTGCTCAGATCAACGAAAGATTTAAAACTGTTTTTCCTTTCGCAGACCCGGAAAACAAAGCTCGCTTTGAACTTCTCAAAAAAGCCTACATAGATGCGCGCTATCAAAAGACTTACGCAATCAGCAAAGAAGATCTGGAATATCTTGCTAAACGCGTGGAGGTATTGAGAGATTTGGTGAAGGAGGTATGTGAGGAGAGGGGGAGAGTATAA
- a CDS encoding HAD domain-containing protein, with protein MTILLDIDGVLVTTPPWRITELHPDGFLKFNSKAEKNLIRLLSETNASIVLTTTHRITYSVEKWKEIFNNRDIPVLSIEKVNTRQAIDEMPDRCIEIKEWVDNFGTGRQFVIIDDDLSINSLLSDIKDKRVTTKSMIGLDDECTERAIRILKGY; from the coding sequence ATGACAATCCTACTTGATATCGATGGAGTCCTCGTAACAACACCGCCTTGGCGTATCACAGAACTACATCCTGACGGCTTTTTGAAATTTAACAGTAAAGCAGAAAAGAATTTAATAAGACTGCTCTCTGAAACAAATGCATCAATAGTGTTGACTACAACTCATAGAATTACCTATTCAGTCGAAAAATGGAAAGAGATTTTTAATAATAGAGACATTCCGGTACTGTCAATTGAAAAAGTAAATACCAGACAGGCTATTGATGAAATGCCTGACAGATGCATTGAAATCAAGGAATGGGTTGATAATTTCGGAACAGGCAGACAATTTGTAATCATAGATGATGATTTATCCATTAATTCATTGTTGTCGGATATTAAAGACAAACGGGTGACGACAAAATCAATGATTGGTCTTGATGATGAATGCACAGAAAGAGCAATAAGAATATTAAAAGGTTATTAA
- a CDS encoding transposase has translation MTELFANKYRIPSARLQSWDYGNEAMYFVTICTKYKECYFGEIVCKDDRDCTSMPKCKLTPTIIGKVAYDEWYKTIELRPDMNLELAEFVVMPNHIHGIIMIGQNKYNLQRLTINQNNYNTSSDDLRYGKRDAMHRTTSQNQFAPQSKNLASIVRGYKSAVTSFAHNNNIPFDWQPRFYDRIIRTQDEYIKIANYIINNPANWQKDKLYK, from the coding sequence ATGACAGAATTATTTGCGAATAAATACAGAATCCCCTCTGCTCGTCTGCAATCCTGGGATTATGGTAATGAAGCAATGTATTTTGTAACTATCTGTACCAAATATAAAGAATGTTATTTTGGTGAAATCGTATGTAAAGACGACAGAGATTGCACCTCTATGCCTAAATGTAAATTAACTCCAACAATAATTGGTAAAGTCGCTTATGATGAATGGTACAAAACAATTGAATTACGACCTGATATGAATCTGGAATTGGCCGAATTTGTAGTAATGCCGAATCATATTCATGGTATTATTATGATTGGGCAGAACAAATACAATTTGCAACGTCTTACCATAAATCAAAACAATTACAACACCTCATCAGATGACCTGCGTTATGGAAAGAGAGACGCCATGCATCGTACAACATCACAAAACCAATTTGCACCACAATCAAAAAATCTGGCTTCAATTGTACGTGGATACAAATCTGCTGTAACCTCCTTCGCTCATAATAACAATATTCCTTTTGACTGGCAACCTCGTTTTTATGACCGCATTATCCGTACTCAAGATGAATACATAAAAATTGCCAATTACATTATCAATAATCCGGCAAATTGGCAAAAAGATAAATTATACAAATGA
- the dinB gene encoding DNA polymerase IV, which translates to MNINDPNRTIVHMDLDSFFVSVECRDNEELKGKPIIIGGASDRGVVASCSYEARKFGVHSAMSSKMARRLCPQAIWIRGDMEKYSKCSNEITEIIAESAPVFEKSSIDEFYLDVSGMDRFFGCYKWTKELKQRIMNQSGLPISFGLSVNKTISKIATGEGKPNGAKEVPSGTEKGFIAPMPVSKIPMVGEKTTQYLNSLGIVDVKTLSNMPVEVMQSLLGKNGILLWQRANAIDHTPVEPYSERKSVSTETTFEADTIDVKMIRSVILKMVEELCFSLRKEGWLTGCITLKLRYSNFDTCTKQKSIPYTASDEVLMQHIKELFDSLYNRRMLIRLVGVRLSHLVHGNYQISLFEDSAKKINLYQAMDKIRYKFGEDKVGRAV; encoded by the coding sequence GTGAACATCAATGATCCAAACAGAACCATCGTACACATGGACCTTGATTCTTTCTTTGTCTCTGTGGAGTGCAGAGATAACGAAGAGCTAAAAGGGAAACCAATCATCATAGGCGGAGCAAGCGACCGGGGTGTGGTAGCTTCATGTTCCTATGAGGCAAGAAAATTCGGTGTACACTCTGCCATGAGCAGCAAAATGGCCAGAAGGCTTTGTCCTCAGGCTATCTGGATACGAGGAGACATGGAAAAATACAGTAAGTGCTCTAATGAAATTACAGAAATCATTGCGGAAAGTGCTCCAGTTTTTGAAAAATCTTCTATAGATGAATTTTATCTTGATGTATCCGGCATGGACCGCTTCTTTGGCTGTTACAAGTGGACAAAAGAACTGAAGCAACGTATCATGAATCAGTCCGGGTTGCCCATTTCTTTTGGTTTGTCTGTTAATAAAACTATTTCAAAGATAGCTACCGGAGAAGGCAAGCCTAACGGAGCTAAAGAAGTACCTTCCGGTACGGAAAAGGGCTTCATCGCTCCTATGCCTGTTTCCAAGATCCCCATGGTAGGTGAAAAAACAACACAGTACCTCAACAGCCTTGGCATCGTAGATGTGAAAACATTAAGCAACATGCCTGTGGAGGTAATGCAGTCTCTTCTGGGGAAAAACGGAATCTTGCTATGGCAAAGGGCTAATGCTATAGACCATACACCTGTTGAGCCTTACTCAGAACGTAAATCTGTTTCTACTGAAACAACCTTTGAAGCTGATACGATTGATGTAAAGATGATCCGTTCGGTTATTCTTAAAATGGTGGAAGAGCTCTGCTTTAGCCTTAGAAAGGAAGGCTGGCTTACTGGCTGCATCACCTTAAAGCTTCGTTACTCCAATTTCGACACCTGTACCAAACAGAAAAGCATTCCCTACACTGCTTCCGACGAGGTACTGATGCAGCATATAAAAGAATTGTTTGACAGCCTTTACAACCGCAGAATGCTGATCAGGTTGGTGGGAGTACGCTTGAGCCATCTGGTACACGGGAATTATCAGATCAGTCTTTTTGAAGATTCCGCAAAGAAAATCAACCTGTATCAGGCAATGGATAAGATCAGGTATAAGTTTGGTGAGGATAAGGTGGGACGGGCTGTGTGA
- a CDS encoding DNA polymerase III subunit alpha — MYLNCHSFYSMRYGTLSVKELVEEACEKRADVLALTDINNTSATFEFVRTCQEKGIKPIVGIEFRNGDELLFIGIAKNNEGFRELNKLLSIHNMRKKALPAHAPEMNDAYIIYPLGKKEPEALRDNEWLGIRIPELSRIPFSDLNKQQHKMVMLHPVTFKSKQGYNLHRLLRAVSKNTLLSKLTMEEQAMQDEIMLSADQLFGAYGRFQKIIKNTMDLADSCSIYFDGENKSRKTFTGNLYDDKLLLEKLALDGLKHRYRRNNKAAQERVKKELEVIDRLGFNAYFLITWDILRYAKNRNFSFVGRGSGANSIIAYCLGITEVDPIELDLYFERFLNPHRTSPPDFDIDFSWKDRDDVTDYVFKRYGNEHTALLATYSTFRGKSIIRELGKVFGLPKPEIDNILTLQDPSKLKDKDQIVKTMFHYGKLMEDFPNYLSIHAGGILISEKEINYYTATDLPPKNFPITHFDMWAAEDMGLHKYDILSQRGLGHIKDTISLVKQNTGQTVEINFEKIKEDPQVRENIKTGNTIGCFYIESPAMRMLLKKLRCQDYKTLVAASSIIRPGVAQSGMMNEYINRFHKPETIKYLHPLMEEMLKETFGVMVYQEDVIKVAHYIAGLDLGEADLLRRAMSGKYKGKEEMDKVKRNFINSCRKQGHPDDFSNELWRQIQSFSGYSFCKAHSASFAVESYESLYLKTYYPKEFMTAVINNFGGFYSTEFYFHEARMSGAETEPPCVNNSDYYTTIIGNKIYTGFIHLRDFEQKIGEAIPLERETNGPYRDLYDFIKRIPLSLEQLNILIRIGSFRFTGKTKKVLLMDAALHFSKSKSKVPGAELFQLERKELVLPPLSSFSYEDAFDQFEILGFPLCMPFDLLPQNYTGDISADEMLQYAGKQVTMIGYFIATKDLYTVRNELMSFMHFIDKKGKSLDTIHFPPSLQKYPLKGQGFYMLKGKVTVEFGYPSLEVNYMQKLPMVKKEVIREHQ; from the coding sequence ATGTATTTAAATTGTCATAGCTTCTATTCGATGAGGTACGGGACGCTTTCCGTAAAAGAGCTGGTGGAAGAAGCCTGTGAAAAACGCGCTGATGTTCTTGCACTTACGGACATCAATAATACCTCCGCCACTTTTGAATTTGTCAGAACCTGTCAGGAAAAGGGAATTAAACCTATTGTCGGCATCGAATTCCGGAATGGAGACGAACTGCTTTTCATCGGAATTGCCAAAAACAATGAAGGTTTCAGAGAACTGAACAAGCTGCTTTCTATTCATAACATGCGCAAAAAGGCCCTACCCGCTCATGCGCCTGAAATGAATGACGCCTACATTATTTATCCTTTAGGCAAAAAAGAACCTGAAGCGCTGAGAGATAACGAATGGCTGGGCATTCGCATCCCGGAACTCAGCCGCATTCCTTTCTCTGACCTGAACAAGCAACAGCACAAAATGGTGATGCTCCATCCTGTTACTTTTAAAAGTAAGCAAGGATACAATCTGCACAGACTGCTCAGGGCGGTCAGCAAAAACACGCTGTTGAGCAAGCTTACGATGGAAGAACAGGCCATGCAGGATGAGATCATGCTGTCTGCTGATCAACTGTTTGGGGCTTATGGCCGCTTCCAGAAAATCATCAAAAATACGATGGATCTGGCGGACTCCTGCTCTATTTATTTTGATGGTGAAAATAAAAGCCGTAAAACCTTCACTGGCAACCTTTATGATGACAAGCTCCTGCTGGAGAAACTAGCCCTGGATGGCCTCAAACACCGCTACCGCAGAAATAATAAAGCTGCTCAGGAACGTGTCAAAAAAGAACTGGAGGTCATTGATCGGCTTGGCTTTAATGCTTATTTCCTGATCACCTGGGATATATTGCGCTATGCGAAGAACAGGAATTTCAGCTTCGTGGGTCGTGGCAGCGGGGCCAACAGCATCATCGCTTATTGTCTGGGCATCACGGAAGTGGATCCCATAGAACTGGACCTTTATTTCGAGCGTTTCCTCAATCCTCACCGTACCTCTCCGCCGGACTTTGATATCGACTTCTCCTGGAAAGATCGCGATGATGTTACGGACTATGTATTCAAAAGGTATGGCAATGAGCATACTGCATTGCTTGCAACTTACAGTACCTTCCGGGGCAAATCCATTATAAGAGAACTCGGAAAAGTTTTCGGATTGCCCAAACCTGAGATAGATAACATTCTCACGCTGCAGGATCCTTCCAAACTGAAAGATAAAGATCAGATCGTGAAGACTATGTTCCATTATGGAAAACTTATGGAAGATTTCCCCAATTATCTTTCCATACATGCCGGAGGAATTCTTATTTCAGAAAAGGAAATCAATTATTATACAGCGACAGATCTTCCGCCCAAGAACTTCCCTATCACCCACTTCGATATGTGGGCGGCTGAAGATATGGGTCTACATAAATATGATATTCTCAGTCAGCGGGGATTGGGGCATATCAAAGATACTATTTCGTTGGTCAAGCAAAACACCGGACAGACCGTAGAGATCAATTTTGAAAAGATTAAGGAAGATCCTCAGGTAAGAGAAAATATCAAAACAGGTAATACCATAGGTTGCTTCTATATAGAATCTCCAGCTATGAGAATGCTGCTTAAAAAACTTCGTTGCCAGGATTATAAAACACTGGTTGCTGCTTCTTCCATCATTCGTCCGGGTGTGGCGCAGTCAGGTATGATGAATGAATATATCAACCGCTTTCATAAACCGGAGACTATCAAATACCTGCATCCGCTTATGGAAGAGATGCTGAAGGAAACCTTTGGTGTAATGGTCTATCAGGAAGATGTGATCAAAGTGGCGCATTACATTGCAGGACTTGATCTGGGGGAAGCGGATCTGCTCAGAAGGGCTATGTCCGGCAAATACAAGGGTAAGGAAGAGATGGACAAGGTAAAGCGCAACTTTATCAACTCCTGCAGAAAACAAGGCCACCCCGATGATTTCTCCAATGAGCTGTGGAGACAGATACAGAGCTTTTCCGGCTATAGTTTCTGCAAGGCACACTCTGCAAGTTTTGCGGTGGAAAGCTATGAAAGCCTTTATCTTAAAACATATTACCCCAAGGAATTCATGACTGCCGTGATCAACAACTTCGGGGGATTTTATTCTACGGAATTCTATTTCCACGAAGCCCGCATGTCCGGTGCGGAAACGGAACCTCCTTGTGTCAACAACAGTGACTATTATACAACCATTATAGGAAATAAGATCTATACAGGTTTTATTCATCTGCGGGATTTTGAGCAAAAGATTGGTGAGGCCATTCCGCTTGAGCGCGAGACAAACGGTCCCTACAGAGATCTCTATGATTTTATAAAACGTATCCCACTTTCTCTGGAGCAGCTCAACATTCTGATTCGTATAGGTTCGTTTCGTTTTACGGGCAAAACCAAAAAGGTCCTGCTTATGGATGCGGCACTGCACTTCAGCAAAAGTAAAAGCAAAGTACCAGGCGCGGAACTATTTCAGCTTGAACGTAAAGAGCTGGTGCTTCCCCCTCTGAGCAGCTTCAGCTATGAAGATGCTTTTGATCAGTTTGAGATACTAGGCTTTCCGCTCTGTATGCCTTTTGATCTTTTACCTCAAAACTATACAGGAGATATTTCCGCAGATGAAATGCTGCAGTATGCCGGCAAACAAGTGACTATGATTGGTTATTTCATTGCCACCAAAGACTTGTATACTGTCAGAAATGAGCTGATGTCTTTTATGCATTTTATAGACAAAAAAGGCAAAAGCCTTGACACCATACATTTCCCTCCTTCCCTGCAAAAATATCCGCTTAAAGGGCAAGGCTTTTATATGCTGAAAGGCAAGGTAACCGTAGAATTCGGCTATCCGAGTCTTGAAGTAAACTATATGCAAAAACTACCCATGGTAAAAAAGGAGGTTATACGTGAACATCAATGA